In Sutterella faecalis, a genomic segment contains:
- a CDS encoding DMT family transporter yields the protein MKKAFLELHLSVLLAGWTGIFGKLISLSPGLIVFWRIVIAGALLWGWLAFRKKMEFVPTKDRIGIALVGALLMLQWTLFYASIKASNVSIAIVAFASIGFFTAIIEPILTRSRISLKEIAFSVVTLVGISFIFHFDTQYRLGIILGIISAAAAAALAVFFRKYKAKYRADTVMSWQLAGGFAACLILMPFYRHFGPAENFLPSGIDWLYLSIFASFCTLGMYLLQIQALEKISAFTVNLTYNLEPVYSIILAMIIFQEGRDLGPSFYFGLFCIGLSVLLQTMSVVRLQKKVARLESDRTATGASEAERPREMKL from the coding sequence ATGAAAAAAGCGTTCCTTGAACTCCATCTCTCCGTCCTCCTTGCCGGCTGGACAGGCATTTTCGGGAAGCTCATTTCGCTTTCGCCCGGCCTCATCGTCTTCTGGCGCATTGTGATTGCGGGCGCGCTCCTCTGGGGCTGGCTCGCCTTCCGGAAGAAAATGGAATTCGTCCCGACGAAGGACCGCATCGGCATTGCGCTCGTGGGGGCGCTTCTCATGCTGCAGTGGACGCTTTTCTACGCATCGATCAAGGCTTCGAACGTCTCGATCGCGATCGTCGCCTTTGCGTCGATCGGGTTCTTCACCGCCATCATTGAGCCCATTCTCACGCGCTCGAGAATATCCTTGAAGGAAATCGCCTTCTCGGTCGTGACGCTCGTCGGCATCTCCTTCATCTTCCACTTCGACACCCAGTACCGGCTCGGCATTATCCTCGGCATCATTTCGGCCGCGGCCGCCGCAGCGCTTGCCGTCTTCTTCAGAAAGTACAAGGCGAAGTACCGTGCAGACACCGTCATGAGCTGGCAGCTCGCCGGGGGCTTTGCCGCCTGCCTCATTCTCATGCCCTTCTACCGCCATTTCGGTCCCGCGGAGAATTTCCTTCCCTCCGGGATCGACTGGCTCTACCTCTCGATCTTCGCCTCCTTCTGCACGCTCGGAATGTATCTGCTGCAGATTCAGGCGCTCGAAAAGATTTCCGCCTTCACGGTGAATCTGACCTACAACCTTGAGCCCGTCTATTCGATCATCCTCGCGATGATCATCTTCCAGGAAGGGAGAGACCTCGGTCCCTCCTTCTATTTCGGGCTCTTCTGCATCGGGCTCTCGGTGCTCCTTCAGACGATGTCCGTCGTGAGGCTTCAGAAAAAAGTTGCACGTCTCGAGAGCGACCGCACGGCTACAGGAGCATCAGAAGCGGAGCGCCCGCGCGAAATGAAGCTGTGA
- a CDS encoding response regulator transcription factor, which yields MLPENIEDLQKESLIRIVDDDAEIRETLSLMLEIEGWRTHAYPGAEAFLVDDQPSMPGVLLLDIEMGGMNGLDLQIEMMERGYSLPIIFITGHASVDAAVDAMRRGAKDFLQKPVDPDRLLSSLTAAARESVLEASHALGTDEIRKALSELTDRQKEVLLHLLDEEHVRKIAERLQISLRTVQGHRVTIYRKFGIHSFRQLKDLRGDIRAILEA from the coding sequence ATGCTCCCCGAAAACATCGAAGACCTCCAGAAAGAGTCCCTGATCCGCATTGTCGACGACGACGCGGAAATCCGCGAAACGCTCTCTCTCATGCTCGAGATTGAAGGCTGGCGGACGCATGCCTATCCGGGTGCGGAAGCATTTCTCGTGGACGACCAGCCTTCGATGCCGGGAGTCCTGCTCCTTGACATCGAAATGGGCGGCATGAACGGGCTCGACCTGCAGATTGAAATGATGGAACGAGGCTACTCGCTTCCCATCATCTTCATTACCGGACACGCGAGCGTCGACGCGGCCGTCGACGCCATGCGGCGCGGAGCGAAGGATTTTCTGCAGAAGCCCGTGGATCCCGACCGGCTCCTCTCGTCCCTCACCGCAGCCGCGAGGGAAAGCGTGCTCGAGGCGTCGCACGCGCTCGGGACCGATGAAATCCGGAAGGCGCTTTCGGAGCTCACCGACCGGCAAAAGGAAGTGCTCCTCCATCTACTCGACGAGGAGCACGTGAGAAAGATTGCCGAGCGGCTTCAGATCAGCCTCAGAACGGTTCAGGGACACCGCGTGACGATCTACCGGAAATTCGGCATTCACAGCTTCCGGCAACTCAAGGACCTGCGAGGCGACATTCGCGCGATCCTTGAGGCCTGA
- a CDS encoding FAD-dependent oxidoreductase produces MKAISSKVLRQTLLASAVLSSFTLADLALAAEMTPMKPGVYTQKVVAHNGFMEVEVKLSADRIEAVKVVKSDETPYIVDEPMKQVISKVIKDQTLRVDTVSGATRSTGALLRAIGEAVEAAGGVSSEWTPDPVVIDPAKLPLADAPKADVVVIGAGASGLAAAAAAAEAGAKVVVLEKAPEAGGSLALSNGVLAAAGTDIQKASGTPADPAGLAKLWLEDQKRSVRGGVPGYPDKARVEALVKQSADTVAWLTKNVGLKFSANPVAADGIGAYALMPAVSEAGKPAGAAQAEALLSYVEKKGGKVLTSTSAWKLITDKDGSIAGVSAADGKNRFEFHARAVVLATGGFGADLLKITQRQPRWAAFTEISKAAKTDTGDGLALAESVGAREVNDSWLIGVGIAPAYAPMTPAMLGPRGWKGITLINEKGERFVKEDLPVLADAVSEQRDAWLVLDSTEHDKANRLMAYFGYETVVNANNWEELARRIGAPQDKLRATMDKYNADAKLGKDSVMGRDPENFAPLTKAPFYAVKVKPVIGGTMGGVLTDRSWRVLNAKKTPVKGLWATGEMANRAFYNRVYEPGTGLLIAYESGREAGAAAAKEALKK; encoded by the coding sequence TTGAAAGCAATTTCCTCCAAAGTGCTCCGGCAGACGCTTCTTGCCTCGGCCGTTCTTTCCTCTTTCACCCTTGCGGATCTCGCGCTCGCGGCTGAAATGACCCCGATGAAGCCGGGCGTATACACGCAGAAGGTCGTTGCCCATAATGGCTTCATGGAGGTTGAGGTCAAGCTTTCCGCCGATCGCATTGAAGCGGTGAAGGTTGTGAAGAGCGATGAAACGCCCTACATCGTCGACGAACCGATGAAGCAGGTGATCAGCAAGGTCATCAAGGACCAGACGCTGCGCGTTGATACCGTCTCGGGCGCCACCCGCTCGACGGGCGCGCTCCTGCGCGCCATTGGCGAAGCGGTTGAAGCCGCGGGGGGCGTCAGCTCCGAATGGACGCCCGATCCCGTCGTCATTGATCCGGCGAAGCTTCCGCTCGCCGACGCTCCCAAGGCCGATGTCGTCGTGATCGGCGCAGGCGCCTCGGGTCTTGCTGCGGCAGCGGCCGCCGCTGAAGCGGGCGCAAAGGTTGTGGTGCTTGAAAAGGCGCCTGAGGCTGGCGGCTCCCTCGCGCTTTCGAACGGCGTTCTCGCTGCGGCCGGCACGGACATTCAGAAAGCTTCCGGCACCCCGGCTGATCCTGCCGGTCTCGCGAAGCTCTGGCTTGAGGATCAGAAGCGCTCTGTGAGAGGCGGCGTTCCGGGCTATCCGGACAAGGCTCGTGTTGAAGCGCTCGTGAAGCAGAGCGCCGACACGGTCGCGTGGCTCACGAAAAACGTCGGCCTCAAGTTCTCCGCCAACCCGGTCGCCGCGGACGGCATCGGCGCCTATGCGCTCATGCCGGCAGTCTCCGAAGCAGGCAAGCCCGCAGGTGCCGCGCAGGCGGAAGCCCTTCTCAGCTACGTCGAAAAGAAGGGCGGCAAGGTGCTCACCTCCACCTCCGCATGGAAGCTCATCACGGATAAGGACGGCTCCATCGCCGGCGTTTCCGCCGCCGACGGCAAGAACCGCTTTGAATTCCACGCCCGCGCCGTCGTTCTCGCAACGGGCGGCTTCGGTGCAGACCTTCTGAAGATCACGCAGCGCCAGCCCCGCTGGGCCGCCTTCACGGAAATTTCCAAAGCCGCGAAGACGGATACCGGCGACGGTCTGGCCCTCGCTGAATCCGTTGGCGCCCGCGAAGTCAACGACAGCTGGCTGATCGGCGTCGGCATTGCGCCTGCCTATGCCCCGATGACGCCTGCCATGCTCGGCCCCCGCGGCTGGAAGGGCATTACGCTCATCAACGAAAAGGGCGAACGCTTTGTGAAGGAAGACCTGCCGGTTCTGGCTGACGCCGTGTCCGAACAGCGCGACGCCTGGCTCGTTCTCGACAGCACGGAGCACGACAAGGCCAATCGCCTCATGGCCTACTTCGGCTATGAAACGGTCGTGAACGCCAACAACTGGGAAGAACTCGCCCGCCGCATCGGAGCGCCTCAGGACAAGCTCCGCGCGACGATGGACAAGTACAACGCCGACGCGAAGCTCGGCAAAGACAGCGTCATGGGTCGCGATCCCGAGAACTTTGCCCCGCTCACGAAGGCCCCCTTCTACGCAGTCAAGGTGAAGCCCGTGATCGGCGGCACCATGGGCGGCGTTCTCACCGACCGTTCGTGGCGCGTGCTGAATGCGAAGAAAACTCCGGTCAAGGGCCTCTGGGCCACGGGCGAAATGGCCAACCGCGCCTTCTACAACCGCGTCTATGAACCGGGCACCGGCCTTCTCATTGCCTATGAATCCGGCCGCGAGGCCGGCGCTGCAGCGGCCAAGGAAGCGCTGAAGAAATAA
- a CDS encoding sensor histidine kinase produces MRHRLPHLIFTAAVIALAGIAHAEPRESVHFGLLNIEQEATYGDRRDNVQVRTVDYLREACPGIDFSVEVYDILGLQAAVKEGRVDAFLSSSGFFVELWHQGVKDLATLVSNDFPDPNRCVGGSFIVRAEEPEILTLDDLQGRVAAAPNPQNFMAYQIGMAEIARRGYDPGRFFSRIDFTGNKLPEVLRRVASGEADVGLVRACILESLLKRMPELRGRLRVVEPVKDAPISCAVSTPLYPGWTVAATTSLKPASAEAIARALLTQPPSDEGGYRWSVATDFKSVNDVFRLLKTGPYAYLDQWTLTGFFIHYWPWFALALTALFFWILHWLSVERLVKKRTEELQAALGREALLHRKALGAAEQSEKLLQLGVVNELSCIYAHEMAQPLTSIGYLAKTLRTLSAKETLNRDLIRRCSEKITEDLALAQAILSRVRRYAKSPVRRNADVDLSGLLNDVADSVKRLNPGTELLLEAAPGVAVRGDALELSILILNLLKNAASAALDHQVSVALKADGDYAQIEVRNLGKSIKGSPFADRVLIRKAESCLKAATGKESPEEPQTDGLGLGLLIVQSIVHAHGGVFSWESLKTEASDDEPEGASFIVMRVKLPVNGPEAGSSSAPSPSTHS; encoded by the coding sequence ATGCGTCATCGCCTCCCTCACCTCATCTTCACGGCAGCGGTCATTGCGCTTGCCGGCATTGCGCATGCCGAACCGCGGGAAAGCGTCCATTTCGGCCTTCTCAACATTGAGCAGGAAGCAACGTACGGCGACCGGCGCGACAACGTGCAGGTGAGGACGGTCGACTATCTCCGGGAAGCCTGCCCAGGAATCGACTTCTCTGTTGAGGTCTACGACATTCTCGGCCTTCAGGCTGCCGTGAAGGAGGGGCGCGTCGACGCCTTCCTCTCGAGTTCCGGATTCTTTGTCGAGCTTTGGCACCAGGGCGTCAAGGACCTCGCGACGCTCGTTTCAAACGACTTTCCCGATCCCAACCGCTGCGTAGGCGGAAGCTTCATCGTCCGCGCCGAAGAACCTGAAATCCTCACGCTCGACGATCTTCAGGGAAGAGTCGCCGCTGCGCCCAACCCGCAGAACTTCATGGCCTACCAGATCGGCATGGCCGAAATCGCCCGCCGCGGCTACGATCCCGGCCGATTCTTTTCGCGCATCGACTTCACCGGCAACAAACTCCCTGAAGTGCTTCGGCGCGTGGCCTCGGGCGAAGCCGACGTCGGACTCGTGCGCGCCTGCATTCTCGAAAGCCTTCTGAAGAGGATGCCGGAACTTCGGGGCCGCCTCAGGGTGGTTGAACCCGTGAAGGATGCCCCGATCAGCTGTGCGGTTTCGACGCCGCTCTATCCGGGCTGGACGGTTGCCGCCACGACGTCGCTGAAGCCCGCGTCGGCCGAAGCCATTGCCCGTGCGCTCCTCACCCAGCCGCCTTCGGATGAGGGCGGCTACCGGTGGTCCGTTGCCACAGACTTCAAGTCCGTAAACGACGTTTTCCGGCTCCTGAAAACAGGCCCATACGCTTATCTCGACCAATGGACGCTCACGGGGTTCTTCATTCATTACTGGCCCTGGTTTGCGCTCGCGCTGACGGCTCTCTTTTTCTGGATCCTCCACTGGTTGAGCGTCGAAAGGCTAGTCAAAAAGCGCACCGAAGAGCTTCAGGCGGCGCTCGGGCGCGAAGCGCTTCTCCACAGGAAGGCGCTCGGCGCTGCTGAGCAATCCGAGAAGCTTCTGCAGCTCGGCGTCGTCAATGAACTCTCCTGCATCTACGCGCACGAGATGGCGCAGCCCCTCACAAGTATTGGATACCTTGCCAAAACGCTCCGGACCCTCTCAGCGAAGGAAACGCTCAACCGCGACCTCATCCGGCGGTGCTCTGAAAAGATCACGGAGGATCTCGCGCTCGCTCAGGCAATTCTTTCGCGCGTGAGGCGCTACGCCAAATCACCGGTCCGCCGCAATGCGGATGTCGACCTCTCAGGACTTCTCAACGATGTTGCTGATTCCGTAAAGCGCCTCAATCCGGGGACCGAACTTCTGCTTGAAGCGGCTCCCGGCGTCGCCGTCCGGGGCGATGCGCTCGAACTCTCCATTCTCATTCTGAATCTCCTCAAAAACGCCGCTTCCGCGGCGCTCGACCACCAGGTCTCAGTTGCTCTGAAAGCCGACGGCGACTATGCGCAGATTGAGGTCAGAAATCTTGGGAAAAGCATTAAAGGGTCGCCCTTCGCCGACCGCGTCCTCATCCGCAAGGCAGAATCCTGCCTGAAAGCTGCTACCGGGAAGGAAAGTCCGGAAGAGCCACAAACCGACGGCCTCGGGCTCGGACTTCTGATCGTACAGTCGATCGTGCATGCGCACGGCGGCGTCTTCTCGTGGGAGAGCTTAAAGACTGAAGCTTCTGACGATGAACCTGAAGGCGCGAGCTTCATCGTCATGCGCGTAAAGCTCCCCGTGAACGGTCCCGAGGCGGGCTCCTCTTCCGCCCCTTCTCCTTCAACCCATTCTTAA
- a CDS encoding DNA-deoxyinosine glycosylase has translation MAPSLRESDPEEDVRLHGFPPAAEADAQILILGSMPSEASLKAGAYYAHPRNRFWPVMGALLGFDPETLYEKRIEALKKNRIALWDTIGSCERTGSLDSAILRPEVNPIGAFLAAHSGIRLVCLNGSLSEKMWRTFALPQIDEAQSTSIRALKMPSTSPANARWRLEDLVRIWGEAILPELSSDP, from the coding sequence ATGGCGCCTTCCCTCAGGGAGTCTGACCCGGAAGAGGACGTGAGGCTTCACGGATTTCCTCCGGCAGCCGAAGCGGATGCGCAAATCCTCATCCTCGGCAGCATGCCGAGCGAAGCGTCGCTTAAAGCAGGCGCCTACTATGCGCACCCGAGAAACCGCTTCTGGCCCGTAATGGGCGCGCTCCTGGGATTTGATCCAGAGACTTTGTATGAAAAACGGATTGAGGCGCTGAAGAAAAATCGCATTGCCCTCTGGGACACCATCGGAAGCTGCGAGCGTACCGGAAGCCTCGATTCAGCCATTCTGAGACCCGAAGTCAATCCGATCGGCGCATTTCTTGCCGCCCATTCCGGCATCAGACTCGTCTGCCTCAACGGCAGTCTGAGCGAAAAGATGTGGAGGACTTTCGCTCTGCCTCAGATCGATGAGGCGCAGAGCACGTCGATCAGGGCGCTCAAAATGCCTTCAACAAGTCCTGCCAATGCACGCTGGCGACTTGAGGATCTCGTCCGCATCTGGGGCGAGGCCATTCTCCCTGAGTTGTCCTCAGATCCTTGA